A section of the Micromonas commoda chromosome 14, complete sequence genome encodes:
- a CDS encoding major facilitator superfamily encodes MEGYYWIQFGLIAIVCAMLEMQKMGTREKVTMPQNFMAFRNSYLFVYSLMMAGDWLQGPYVYALYQHYGYTTGDIGKLFIAGFGSSMIFGTVVGSMADKYGRKNAALTYVVTYIASCITKHWSDYGVLMLGRFFGGIATSLLFTAFESWLVAEHFKRGYEAEWLDKTFAKAIFLGNGLVSIVSGLLANYLVTDMSLGPVAPFDAAAIFLAIGGVVIMFSWTENKGDNSENTSVQQGMKQAYEAIKNDKKVFYLGAMQSLFEASMYSFVFLWTPALGPNGEDIPHGMIFATMMVACMVGSSVASRIMSRSDMKVERYMQLVFLASAASLAVPVLVGNMGFMTEGERGGSMTFGGKIQMLAFLVFEAMVGIFWPSMMKMRSQYVPEEVRSTVMNFFRIPLNLFVCVILYNVALFPLSAMFAMCSIFLVLAAFLQKKLETLANVQSHKYVPMEQTFP; translated from the exons ATGG AGGGTTACTATTGGATCCAGTTCGGGCTCATCGCCATCGTGTGCGCCATGCTCGAGATGCAAAAGATGGGCACCAGGGAGAAGGTGACGATGCCCCAGAACTTCATGGCGTTCCGCAACTCCTACCTCTTCGTGTACTCGCTCATGATGGCCGGCGACTGGCTGCAGGGCCCGTACGTCTACGCCCTGTACCAGCACTACGGATACACCACCGGAGACATCGGCAAGCTGTTCATCGCGGGTTTCGGCAGCTCCATGATCTTCGGCACCGTCGTTGGTTCCATGGCGGACAAGTACGGTCGCAagaacgcggcgctgaccTATGTCGTGACCTACATAGCCTCGTGCATAACGAAGCACTGGTCTGACTACGGCGTCCTCATGCTTGGCCGCTTCTTCGGAggcatcgcgacgtcgctccTCTTCACCGCATTCGAGTCctggctcgtcgccgagcactTCAAGCGCGGCTACGAGGCGGAGTGGCTCGATAAGACCTTCGCCAAGGCCATCTTCCTGGGCAACGGCTTGGTGTCCATCGTCAGCGGCTTGCTCGCCAACTACCTCGTGACGGATATGAGCCTCGGCCCCGTGGCTcccttcgacgcggcggcgattttcctcgccatcggcggcgtcgtcatcatGTTCTCCTGGACCGAGAACAAGGGTGATAACAGCGAGAACACATCCGTGCAGCAGGGTATGAAGCAGGCGTACGAGGCCATCAAGAACGACAAGAAGGTGTTCTACTTGGGCGCCATGCAGAGCCTCTTCGAGGCGTCCATGTACTCGTTCGTCTTCCTCTGGACCCCGGCGCTGGGACCCAACGGCGAGGATATCCCCCACGGCATGATCTTCGCCACGATGATGGTGGCGTGCATGGTCGgttcctccgtcgcgtccaggaTCATGTCCAGATCGGACATGAAGGTTGAGCGGTACATGCAGCTCGTGTtcctcgcatccgccgcgtcacTCGCGGTGCCCGTGCTCGTGGGGAACATGGGTTTCATGACCgagggtgagcgcggcgggtccatGACGTTCGGGGGTAAGATTCAGATGCTCGCGTTTCTCGTGTTCGAGGCGATGGTGGGTATCTTCTGGCCGTCGATGATGAAGATGAGGTCGCAGTACGTGCCGGAGGAGGTTCGAAGCACGGTGATGAACTTCTTCCGCATCCCTCTCAACCTCTTTGTCTGCGTCATCCTCTACAACGTGGCGTTGTTCCCGCTGTCCGCCATGTTCGCGATGTGCTCGatcttcctcgtcctcgccgcgttcctgCAGAAGAAGCTCGAGACCCTCGCCAACGTGCAGTCGCACAAGTACGTGCCTATGGAGCAAACCTTTCCGTGA
- a CDS encoding predicted protein: protein MADNGKTAFGFAKKAAKRKDVGVNERTDDGAKKEFLTGVTGSGLELKDKVEKVVKSIPVQENTFEVGSGRRRKAPSFIPDESAIDADNKERFENADLLAKGETAQHDVVYGLTKMGPKDGDTPKAKAEEKPAQESFIGKSLAEKELQAFKEDVEDLPEQATLDDYEQMPIEDFGAAMLRGMGWEEGKPVGRNNNGMVAAVEFVPRSGRLGLGADPAPSKQENTKKYIKPGESREAPATMVLAKGPEGQSRNVKTLDEKLVKLEEPGAREGKRMCVVEGRHRGLTGRVLKVVKQEGRSDRAQLELDTSGEVVTIRTGELADLGTRDADRAMRKKDDRAGGKGDARATGKRDDGEGGKKRERSDRDDVGGAQKREKREEPAWLFASTRVRIVSKSFQGGKYYLKKASVVDVLTPRTCVLQLEGGEVLTDVPQRALETALPKRGGAVVVLVGEHRGQRGTMLDKKGEVAAVQLSEELSVHKISLDHIAEYTGALED, encoded by the coding sequence ATGGCAGACAATGGTAAGACTGCCTTCGGCTTCGCGAAAAAAGCGGCGAAGAGGAAGGATGTCGGCGTGAACGAGCGAACCGACGATGGGGCGAAGAAGGAGTTTCTCACCGGCGTCACGGGCTCAGGCCTGGAGCTCAAGGACAAGGTGGAGAAGGTGGTCAAGTCGATCCCGGTTCAGGAAAACACCTTCGAGGTTGGATCCGGTCGGCGAAGGAAGGCGCCGAGTTTCATACCCGACGAgtccgcgatcgacgccgacaaCAAGGAGCGTTTCGAGAACGCGGATCTGCTCGCAAAGGGGGAGACGGCTCAGCACGACGTGGTGTACGGCCTGACGAAGATGGGTCCCAAGGATGGGGATACTcccaaggccaaggccgagGAGAAACCCGCGCAGGAAAGTTTCATCGGTAAGAgcctcgcggagaaggagcttCAGGCGTTtaaggaggacgtcgaggacctcCCGGAACAAGCCACGCTGGACGATTACGAGCAGATGCCCATAGAGGACTTTGGCGCCGCGATGCTTCGGGGGATGGGCTGGGAGGAAGGTAAACCCGTGGGACGGAACAACAACGGcatggtcgccgccgtcgagttCGTTCCCCGGTCGGGGAGGCTCGGGCTtggcgcggacccggcgcccAGCAAGCAGGAGAACACCAAGAAGTACATCAAGCCGGGCGAGAGCCGAGAGGCGCCCGCCACGATGGTGCTGGCGAAGGGTCCCGAGGGGCAGTCGAGGAACGTCAAGACCCTCGACGAAAAGCTTGTCAAGCTGGAGGAGCCGGGCGCGAGAGAAGGGAAGAGGATgtgcgtcgtcgagggcagACACCGCGGGCTGACGGGTCGCGTGCTCAAGGTTGTGAAGCAGGAGGGTCGGTCCGACAGGGcccagctcgagctcgatACCAGCGGTGAGGTGGTGACGATCAGGacgggcgagctcgcggattTGGGCACGCGGGATGCGGATAGGGCGATGCGCAAGAAGGACGACAGGGCGGGTGGCAAGGGGGACGCCAGGGCGACGGGCAAgagggacgacggggagggggGTAAGAAGCGGGAGCGgagcgaccgcgacgacgtcggcggcgcgcagaaGAGGGAGAAGAGGGAGGAGCCCGCGTGGCTGTTCGCCAGCACGCGCGTCCGGATCGTGAGCAAGTCCTTCCAGGGGGGCAAGTACTACCTCAAGAAGGCCAGCGTGGTGGACGTGCTcacgccgcgaacgtgcgTGCTGCAGCTGGAGGGTGGCGAGGTGCTGACGGACGTGCCGCAGAGGGCGCTGGAGACGGCGCTGCCCAagaggggcggcgcggtcgtcgtgcTCGTGGGTGAGCACAGGGGGCAGCGGGGCACGATGCTGGACAAGAAAGgggaggtcgcggcggtgcaacTGTCGGAGGAACTCTCGGTACACAAGATATCCCTGGACCACATAGCCGAGTACACGGGGGCGCTGGAGGACTGA
- a CDS encoding predicted protein, with translation MGEFPERALVKGAAVGAHIELGRRAAGEIFRAALTQTITGSPHPREIFKQDLLWAFKRLDRNKDGVLGRSDLLDGAQFIGTSLSDAEATGLLRDFTGGMMESATPDQFLSWYQRTLEIALAKVVEVHNVDEFEHYVESALEKPASSGMVQEDGALVVLECGYTHCRPCMKFEKTYELVAKKYVDCLFLRVLGDESPGAAHLCRDVLEVQGTPEFRFFRGKKLLHVMRGADKSKLENSLQSLLKEGEVGYALQPV, from the coding sequence ATGGGCGAGTTTCCCGAACGAGCTCTCGTCAAGGGAGCCGCGGTGGGTGCGCACATCGAGCTGGGtaggcgcgccgcgggagagATTTTCCGTGCGGCACTGACGCAGACCATAACGGGAAGTCCCCACCCGCGGGAGATCTTCAAGCAGGACCTGCTCTGGGCGTTTAAGAGGCTGGACCGAAACAAAGACGGCGTTCTCGGCCGCAGCGACCTCCTCGATGGCGCGCAGTTCATCGGGACGTCGCTGTctgacgccgaggcgacgggccTGTTGCGCGACTTCACGGGCGGCATGATGGAGTCCGCCACCCCTGATCAGTTTTTGTCGTGGTACCAGCGCACTCTTGAGATTGCCCTGGCAAAGGTCGTCGAGGTGCACAACGTTGATGAATTCGAGCACTACGTCGAATCAGCGCTGGAGAAGCCCGCATCGAGCGGTATGGTTCAAGAGGACGGCGCGTTGGTGGTGTTAGAGTGCGGATACACCCACTGCAGACCGTGCATGAAGTTTGAAAAGACgtacgagctcgtcgcgaaaAAGTACGTGGATTGTTTATTCCTTCGGGTTCTTGGTGACGagtccccgggcgcggcgcacctTTGCAGAGACGTGCTCGAGGTGCAGGGGACGCCCGAGTTTAGGTTCTTCCGCGGAAAGAAGTTACTTCATGTCATGCGCGGCGCTGATAAGAGCAAGCTGGAGAACAGCCTGCAGTCACTCTTGAAAGAGGGCGAGGTTGGATACGCCCTGCAACCCGTGTGA